The following proteins come from a genomic window of Candidatus Nitrosotenuis cloacae:
- a CDS encoding CDGSH iron-sulfur domain-containing protein, which yields MTRVVKRDATGPLEITVGGESKWICMCGLSNGQPFCDGSHKKTAGEEEGKIYLYSKDGTRKQVSL from the coding sequence ATGACTAGAGTGGTAAAAAGAGACGCGACAGGCCCACTTGAGATCACGGTGGGAGGAGAGTCGAAATGGATCTGCATGTGCGGGCTCAGCAACGGGCAGCCTTTCTGCGACGGCTCACACAAGAAAACCGCCGGCGAGGAAGAGGGCAAGATCTATCTGTACAGTAAAGACGGAACCAGAAAGCAGGTCAGTCTGTAA
- a CDS encoding cation:proton antiporter, which produces MQNYLLQVVDHSKSMVDSAMQGASQSMSPHNSSFITDLAIIMILASVVTLAFFKMRQPLIIGYLFAGMLIGPLSPLWSWFLPEGSGVLGLGGQILSDLNVLNIFAELGVILLLFVIGIEFPYSKIRSIGKVAIGAGTIGLFLTLGVVFYVSSAMGLSFFDSLFLAAALSISSTAVLVKILEDTGRIKRESSILVLGILIVEDVIAVILLATLESVALVGSVSYEGIIVIILIAAALIGGTLTIGTKVIPRLIDRVAATQHKEILLLSVLGVCFGYSLFASFVGLSVAIGAFLAGVLVAESKSSEVSKILASPIKDMFVAIFFVSVGTLMNVSELGNYVFLALGLIVLAIVVKFGGSMIGNFLFGQGRAKSLRSSFALAGPRGEFSIVMVKTGVDIGAVSTFVFPLIGVISIITAFITPFLIRASDKLVSKIEE; this is translated from the coding sequence TTGCAAAACTATCTTCTACAAGTAGTCGACCACTCAAAAAGCATGGTTGACAGCGCCATGCAGGGCGCATCCCAGAGCATGTCTCCGCATAACTCATCATTTATCACCGATCTTGCAATAATCATGATTCTTGCGTCCGTTGTGACGCTTGCATTCTTCAAAATGAGGCAACCTCTGATAATTGGGTACCTTTTTGCAGGGATGCTCATAGGCCCGCTCTCTCCTCTGTGGAGCTGGTTTTTGCCCGAGGGCAGCGGAGTGCTGGGGCTCGGCGGGCAGATACTCTCGGATCTGAACGTACTCAACATATTTGCCGAACTTGGAGTCATACTACTCCTGTTTGTCATCGGAATAGAGTTCCCATACTCAAAGATCCGCTCAATAGGCAAGGTGGCAATAGGTGCAGGCACCATCGGACTGTTCCTGACACTCGGAGTCGTGTTTTACGTGTCAAGTGCGATGGGGTTGAGCTTCTTTGACTCTTTGTTTTTGGCGGCGGCACTCTCCATTAGCAGTACTGCGGTACTAGTCAAGATACTTGAGGACACAGGCAGGATCAAAAGGGAGTCGTCGATTCTTGTCTTGGGCATACTGATTGTGGAGGACGTGATTGCAGTCATACTGCTTGCGACACTAGAGTCTGTGGCACTTGTGGGAAGCGTCTCGTACGAGGGAATAATTGTAATCATACTGATTGCGGCAGCACTAATCGGCGGAACGCTGACAATTGGAACGAAGGTAATTCCAAGACTGATTGACAGGGTCGCCGCAACCCAACACAAGGAGATACTGCTTCTGTCAGTTCTCGGCGTGTGCTTTGGATATTCATTGTTTGCAAGTTTTGTCGGGCTCTCAGTTGCAATCGGCGCATTTCTGGCAGGCGTCCTTGTCGCGGAATCAAAGTCGTCTGAGGTCTCAAAGATCCTTGCCAGTCCTATCAAGGACATGTTCGTTGCGATATTCTTCGTCTCCGTTGGAACGCTGATGAATGTGTCTGAGCTTGGAAACTATGTATTTCTGGCACTGGGACTCATAGTGCTTGCGATTGTGGTCAAGTTCGGAGGCTCGATGATTGGGAACTTTTTGTTCGGGCAGGGACGAGCAAAATCACTCCGCTCATCATTTGCGCTGGCTGGCCCAAGAGGGGAATTCTCGATAGTCATGGTGAAAACAGGCGTCGACATCGGTGCCGTAAGTACTTTTGTGTTTCCGTTAATCGGAGTCATATCTATAATTACTGCATTCATAACACCATTCTTGATTAGGGCAAGCGATAAACTCGTATCAAAGATTGAGGAATAA
- a CDS encoding mechanosensitive ion channel family protein — translation MQSLKQKTLLFVAVFSLIIFTNQTAFAQEDILRGIYSPTSEALTEFAVNVAASIPKIIAAVILLVIGFIVGKVVGRVVTKAARNILQKTRQQNHGAEILEGVPNKFDSVRLISATVRWFVYLFFIVAAVNAMQFEQLTSALTNLWLWVPNLLAFVLIIVVGSIVVNFVTKWVEHQLLDHHIGSQRFITTAIKAVIYGIVFAVGFTQLGIGESIIPILVAAFSWSIAVAIGAAIAVGLGFALKDIIPASIIGASHQRSVLKVGQKVRIGEITGTVTAAQLLHVIITNEKNESIVIPTKELMNKTIVILNN, via the coding sequence ATGCAATCTTTGAAACAGAAAACGCTGCTCTTTGTCGCAGTATTCTCACTGATCATATTTACCAATCAAACGGCATTCGCGCAGGAGGACATACTCCGGGGGATATATAGCCCGACAAGCGAGGCCCTCACAGAATTTGCAGTAAACGTAGCAGCAAGCATTCCAAAGATAATTGCCGCAGTCATACTTCTCGTAATAGGCTTCATAGTAGGAAAGGTGGTGGGTCGAGTAGTCACCAAGGCAGCTCGAAACATCCTGCAAAAGACACGCCAGCAGAACCATGGCGCCGAGATTCTGGAGGGAGTGCCGAACAAGTTTGATTCGGTTCGCCTCATATCTGCCACCGTCCGCTGGTTCGTGTACCTGTTCTTTATAGTGGCAGCCGTAAACGCCATGCAGTTTGAGCAGCTTACCAGTGCCCTGACAAACCTGTGGCTGTGGGTTCCAAACCTGCTCGCATTTGTGCTAATAATCGTAGTAGGCTCAATTGTCGTCAACTTTGTGACAAAATGGGTCGAACACCAGCTGCTTGACCACCACATAGGCAGCCAGAGGTTCATCACGACTGCAATCAAGGCAGTCATATACGGAATAGTATTCGCAGTAGGATTCACGCAGCTTGGAATAGGCGAGTCGATAATCCCAATCCTCGTGGCGGCCTTTTCGTGGAGCATAGCGGTGGCAATAGGTGCGGCAATAGCAGTCGGCCTAGGATTTGCGCTAAAAGACATCATACCGGCATCCATAATCGGCGCATCGCACCAGAGATCGGTACTTAAGGTAGGTCAGAAGGTCAGGATCGGCGAGATAACAGGTACAGTTACCGCAGCACAGTTGCTTCATGTGATAATCACAAACGAGAAGAATGAAAGCATCGTCATTCCAACCAAGGAACTGATGAACAAGACGATTGTGATTCTAAACAACTAG
- the endA gene encoding tRNA-intron lyase: MSSESEPTIEGVLVDDHTVVSNKEIQNYLEQRGYGEVRHGKFLLKPFESLYFLFYNKLEITKAKKKMTFDQLLQVCSEFDENALTKFLIYRDLRVRGYAVKDGFGFGSDFRVYERGQFGEKGAKYLVFGLAEGKQEKVGQLQKNIEEITKMGKEPILAVIERRGEVIYYKISQVKFVENTKNLDASGFVFS; the protein is encoded by the coding sequence ATGAGCTCAGAGTCGGAGCCGACAATTGAGGGGGTACTAGTCGACGATCACACCGTTGTCTCAAACAAGGAGATCCAAAACTACCTTGAGCAGCGCGGCTACGGAGAGGTAAGACACGGCAAGTTTCTCCTAAAACCGTTCGAGTCGCTGTACTTTCTGTTCTATAACAAGCTGGAGATAACAAAGGCGAAAAAAAAGATGACATTTGATCAGTTGCTGCAGGTATGCTCGGAATTTGATGAAAACGCCCTGACCAAGTTTTTGATATACAGAGACTTGAGGGTGCGGGGGTATGCAGTAAAGGACGGCTTTGGCTTTGGCTCTGACTTTAGGGTGTATGAGCGCGGGCAGTTTGGAGAAAAGGGTGCAAAATACCTAGTCTTTGGCCTGGCCGAGGGAAAGCAGGAAAAGGTCGGACAGCTGCAAAAAAACATTGAAGAGATTACAAAGATGGGCAAGGAGCCAATACTGGCAGTGATTGAGCGGAGGGGGGAGGTCATCTACTACAAGATATCGCAAGTAAAGTTCGTGGAGAACACAAAGAACCTTGATGCCTCTGGGTTTGTGTTTAGTTAG
- a CDS encoding chemotaxis protein, translating to MSVSTKKSTKPAKSTEKSVSTGLAKKDSAALAKKVAAVSDSTKTLSKEIKSMSKIFSDNQKVLISIKDMIDTLTNALEQIQKQSKQMTMLEEDNERLFAGLNQVRAQASLITKINDHATRLQEQVNKISQVQKESPDSGSIMKVIADNQNSIQNNTHMIIKIAQRIDNIKDDLGQLSSKTEQVSSVGAEIDKLREKIQAMHDRSQKSNIESDIESLKTGLQSIIAKTETASKVAQELEALRDKIGSLSDKADKIGQLGDKVQELQQELFTNMARTDAVTHLSGEIQKIESEIDSLVKRADSTAFVGEGLKSVQSDFASFKDTVFNKTNTIDQKISTMTEMLKRSDASMSEFHKKTDGVFGSLMEVKNATNKSSSNTSKEVMALLKLSEFQSNIRIITESKYGDLKDIERMAEQTASIVNLFDKIAIESQEKVSLPLEVRQWAVSKMLDCADKWEIRFSDLFNVLIAKLGKELVKGAIRIQQVRDIFGIRGVDEIRKELNIPA from the coding sequence ATGTCAGTGAGCACCAAAAAATCTACCAAGCCTGCAAAATCGACTGAAAAATCAGTATCTACAGGACTTGCAAAAAAAGACTCTGCAGCACTTGCCAAGAAGGTTGCCGCAGTCTCTGATTCTACTAAAACACTCTCAAAAGAGATCAAATCTATGTCAAAGATATTTTCAGACAACCAGAAGGTGCTAATCTCAATTAAGGACATGATTGACACGCTTACCAACGCACTGGAGCAGATCCAAAAACAGTCAAAACAGATGACGATGCTTGAGGAGGACAACGAGCGCCTCTTTGCCGGGCTGAATCAAGTGCGAGCTCAGGCATCATTAATTACAAAGATAAACGATCATGCAACACGCCTGCAAGAACAGGTAAACAAAATATCTCAGGTACAAAAAGAGTCGCCCGACTCTGGCAGCATAATGAAGGTGATTGCGGACAACCAGAACTCCATTCAGAATAACACTCACATGATAATCAAAATCGCGCAAAGGATAGACAACATAAAGGACGATCTAGGCCAGCTCTCATCGAAGACTGAGCAGGTTTCGTCTGTCGGCGCTGAAATCGACAAACTTCGTGAAAAGATTCAGGCGATGCACGACAGGTCGCAAAAGAGCAACATCGAGTCTGACATTGAGTCTCTAAAGACCGGACTGCAGAGCATCATCGCAAAGACTGAGACTGCATCAAAGGTTGCTCAGGAACTTGAGGCACTGCGCGACAAAATAGGCTCACTTTCGGATAAAGCGGACAAGATAGGACAGCTTGGAGACAAGGTCCAGGAACTGCAGCAGGAGTTGTTCACAAACATGGCAAGAACTGATGCTGTAACGCACCTCTCCGGCGAGATCCAAAAGATAGAGTCCGAGATTGACTCACTCGTAAAGCGGGCGGACAGCACCGCGTTTGTGGGGGAGGGATTAAAGTCCGTCCAGAGCGACTTTGCGTCATTCAAGGATACTGTGTTTAACAAGACAAACACAATCGACCAAAAGATCTCCACCATGACAGAGATGCTCAAAAGATCCGATGCGTCAATGTCAGAATTCCACAAAAAGACGGACGGCGTCTTTGGCAGCTTGATGGAGGTAAAGAATGCCACCAACAAGTCGTCGTCCAACACCTCAAAGGAAGTGATGGCGCTGCTCAAGCTGTCCGAATTCCAATCAAACATCAGAATAATCACGGAATCCAAGTATGGCGACCTCAAGGACATCGAAAGAATGGCCGAGCAGACTGCGTCGATTGTCAACCTGTTTGACAAGATTGCAATCGAGTCGCAAGAAAAGGTGTCGCTGCCTCTAGAGGTACGCCAATGGGCCGTAAGCAAAATGCTTGACTGTGCAGACAAATGGGAGATACGATTCTCCGACTTGTTCAACGTCTTGATTGCCAAGCTCGGAAAGGAGCTCGTAAAGGGGGCAATTCGTATACAACAGGTACGTGACATCTTTGGAATTCGAGGCGTCGACGAGATAAGAAAAGAGCTAAACATCCCGGCATAG
- a CDS encoding DNA repair helicase, translating to MTLRGIPLKIQYRTDQDNMVTDFFIPCLSNSIEYDRAVEYVTLKSISTLSLGLQNLLEHEGKIRLLTGHRYKSADLNILTKLYNKKKITNGNSIHGNKIEILQNMIQKNKIQIKIAIPNSEMVDGSFSERIGIFKDEEGNAVAYTGTSNETFNVENMNFESVDVFTSWNDRERVEKKMSDFEKLWNNETDYVEVYDFTYANEHNLLKYDSAWAIESTN from the coding sequence ATGACGCTGCGCGGCATTCCGCTGAAGATACAATACAGAACGGACCAGGACAACATGGTTACAGACTTTTTCATCCCCTGCCTGAGCAACTCCATAGAATACGACAGGGCAGTCGAGTATGTCACTCTAAAAAGCATATCCACATTATCTTTGGGACTGCAGAATCTGTTGGAGCATGAAGGGAAGATACGGCTCCTCACAGGCCACAGGTACAAGTCGGCTGACCTCAACATACTCACCAAGCTATACAACAAGAAAAAAATTACAAACGGCAACTCGATTCACGGCAACAAAATAGAGATACTGCAGAACATGATTCAGAAGAACAAAATTCAGATCAAGATTGCCATTCCGAATTCCGAGATGGTGGACGGTTCATTCTCTGAGAGAATAGGCATATTCAAGGACGAGGAGGGAAACGCTGTCGCATACACCGGCACGTCAAATGAGACATTCAACGTGGAAAACATGAATTTTGAATCGGTGGACGTATTTACCTCGTGGAACGATAGGGAGCGGGTCGAAAAAAAGATGTCCGATTTTGAGAAACTTTGGAACAACGAGACAGACTATGTTGAGGTATACGACTTTACATATGCAAACGAGCACAACCTGCTAAAATATGACTCTGCCTGGGCAATAGAGAGCACTAACTAA
- a CDS encoding Rieske 2Fe-2S domain-containing protein yields the protein MAQDNWHNLGSVEKLRERELSEVTIDQTPIAISYRDGKFGAISGICLHAAGPLGQGLLDGDYVVCPWHNWRFHRETGSVMPEYGEQWVSRYDLKIENGNLFINLEPARQSRMLPPKKHPLEREIPKRNPGDPIRVAGISTTIMDAQHPRYSTSDKLLEIALNHAKDELGAQTLMIKLNDLKFRSCEGYYSKSAHACTWPCSITQMDEADQLTNVYEALIFWADIILVSTPIRWGAASSLYYKMAERLNCVQNQITINDRVLIQDKVAGFIITGGQDNVQAVAGQMLGFFAELGFTFPPFPYIAHSRGWSAEDMERNIAYVENSSDLREGAKALVERCMDAANALHKTRHAAKHLEHGGRKAQPLSFESDV from the coding sequence TTGGCGCAGGATAACTGGCATAACTTGGGATCCGTCGAAAAGCTGAGGGAAAGGGAACTATCCGAGGTGACTATTGATCAGACACCAATTGCCATATCGTATCGTGACGGCAAATTCGGGGCAATCTCTGGAATATGCCTGCACGCTGCAGGGCCTTTGGGACAGGGATTGTTGGACGGTGACTATGTAGTATGTCCGTGGCACAATTGGAGATTCCACAGGGAAACAGGATCCGTCATGCCAGAATACGGAGAACAATGGGTATCGCGATATGATCTAAAGATAGAGAACGGCAATCTCTTCATAAATTTGGAGCCTGCCAGGCAGTCGCGTATGCTTCCTCCAAAAAAACATCCTCTGGAACGAGAGATCCCAAAAAGAAACCCAGGTGATCCGATTCGAGTCGCCGGAATCTCTACTACTATAATGGATGCGCAACATCCGCGGTATTCCACCTCTGACAAGTTGCTTGAGATTGCATTAAACCACGCAAAGGACGAGCTTGGCGCGCAGACGTTGATGATAAAGCTAAACGACCTCAAGTTTCGAAGCTGTGAGGGATATTACTCAAAAAGTGCGCACGCATGCACTTGGCCATGTTCTATCACGCAGATGGACGAAGCGGATCAGCTGACCAATGTTTATGAGGCATTGATCTTCTGGGCCGACATCATACTGGTCTCAACGCCAATTCGGTGGGGGGCGGCAAGCTCGCTGTACTACAAGATGGCAGAGCGACTAAACTGCGTCCAAAACCAGATCACGATAAATGACCGCGTGCTAATTCAGGACAAGGTGGCAGGATTTATCATCACTGGTGGGCAGGACAACGTTCAGGCAGTGGCAGGCCAGATGCTGGGATTTTTTGCGGAACTTGGGTTCACATTCCCGCCATTTCCATACATTGCTCATTCCAGGGGCTGGTCCGCAGAAGACATGGAGCGAAACATCGCATACGTTGAAAACAGCAGTGATCTTCGTGAGGGGGCAAAAGCACTGGTGGAGCGCTGCATGGATGCAGCAAACGCCCTGCACAAAACTCGTCATGCTGCAAAACATCTCGAACACGGGGGAAGAAAGGCACAACCGCTGAGTTTTGAAAGTGATGTCTGA
- a CDS encoding 50S ribosomal protein L16, whose protein sequence is MHGGCYRIGNGQPYTRKEFIKGKPQSKIAKYQGGKKGEYDFIVQLCSNEKMQIRHMAIESARLAANKTLEQTTGESGYFSVLRVYPHIMLRENKMIATAGADRLQEGMRRAFGKAVSLAARVKQDQCIMEMHVKKDHLEAAKKALSGACVKLPITPAIKVIPIKKN, encoded by the coding sequence ATGCACGGCGGATGTTATAGAATAGGAAACGGACAACCTTACACACGTAAGGAGTTCATCAAAGGAAAACCGCAGTCAAAGATAGCAAAATACCAAGGCGGAAAGAAAGGCGAGTACGACTTTATCGTTCAGCTGTGCTCAAACGAAAAGATGCAGATACGCCATATGGCAATCGAATCCGCAAGACTTGCTGCAAACAAAACACTGGAGCAGACCACCGGCGAATCAGGTTACTTTTCAGTTCTCAGAGTTTATCCACACATAATGCTTCGTGAAAACAAGATGATTGCAACCGCAGGTGCAGACAGGCTTCAGGAAGGAATGAGACGCGCATTCGGAAAGGCAGTAAGCCTTGCAGCCAGAGTCAAACAGGACCAGTGCATCATGGAAATGCATGTCAAAAAGGATCATCTAGAGGCTGCAAAAAAGGCTCTGTCTGGTGCATGTGTAAAGCTTCCAATCACACCGGCAATCAAAGTAATACCAATAAAGAAGAACTAG
- a CDS encoding methyl-accepting chemotaxis protein: MKGFGSLNWKLQLLFNAIAIVSVVAISLGSYYSSSQLVEKLGDSASREYLSGMTTQAIVLGITVNIGVGIFAFFISRSITKPIVRATDIATKISQGDLAVVVEKSKSNDEIGRLLAAEEQMAANLKSMISEVNMAAQSVSANAQQIAASGNELNSSIQQIASTVDQVSRGSESQAQGLAKSRQIVEELSDTMGELATDAVESVEMTNRVGSLSAKGSESAKEAGQRMNNIIKVTNESAQKVRGLAQKTNEITTVLDVIKQIADQTNLLALNAAIEAARAGEAGRGFAVVADEVRRLAESSAKSSEEIDTKLKQIQDDAQVVVEDIEISANEVNQGKMVIDSSLRSLDEIAAQIQSMSSNVKKLSDSAQNEVSKVKAVSANTSEIAAVAEQNASATEETSAAIEQQTAQTQEIATASNQMSELADQLQKIISKFKIEESKVQNEQAEKKTILSRLLRN, translated from the coding sequence ATGAAGGGGTTCGGTTCTCTAAACTGGAAGCTTCAGTTACTGTTTAATGCAATAGCAATAGTATCGGTAGTTGCCATTTCGCTGGGTAGTTACTATTCCTCAAGCCAGCTAGTTGAAAAGCTTGGAGATTCCGCATCACGTGAGTATCTTTCCGGCATGACAACCCAGGCAATCGTGCTTGGGATCACAGTAAACATAGGAGTAGGCATTTTCGCGTTTTTCATTTCACGAAGCATCACAAAACCAATCGTCAGGGCCACAGACATTGCCACAAAGATCAGCCAGGGAGATCTGGCAGTGGTGGTGGAAAAATCAAAGTCAAATGACGAGATAGGCAGGTTGCTTGCAGCAGAGGAGCAGATGGCTGCAAACTTGAAGAGTATGATATCAGAGGTAAACATGGCAGCACAGTCTGTCTCTGCTAACGCGCAGCAGATTGCCGCATCGGGCAACGAATTGAACTCATCCATCCAGCAAATAGCATCCACTGTTGACCAGGTATCAAGGGGATCTGAATCCCAGGCCCAAGGACTTGCCAAGTCTAGGCAGATAGTAGAGGAGCTCTCCGACACGATGGGCGAGCTTGCCACAGACGCAGTGGAATCAGTCGAGATGACAAACAGGGTTGGCAGTCTTTCCGCAAAAGGCTCTGAATCTGCAAAGGAGGCAGGCCAGAGAATGAACAACATCATCAAAGTTACAAACGAGTCGGCGCAAAAGGTGCGCGGTCTTGCTCAAAAGACAAACGAGATCACAACTGTACTTGACGTCATAAAGCAGATTGCCGACCAAACAAACTTGCTTGCACTCAACGCTGCAATCGAGGCGGCGCGAGCAGGCGAGGCTGGCCGCGGATTTGCAGTCGTAGCAGACGAGGTAAGACGCCTCGCAGAAAGCTCCGCAAAGTCATCAGAGGAGATAGACACAAAGCTGAAGCAGATTCAGGATGACGCGCAGGTGGTAGTTGAAGACATCGAGATCAGCGCAAATGAGGTAAACCAGGGAAAGATGGTAATCGACTCGTCATTGCGCTCACTTGACGAGATTGCAGCACAGATACAGAGTATGTCAAGCAACGTGAAAAAGCTCTCAGACTCGGCGCAAAACGAGGTATCCAAGGTAAAGGCCGTGTCAGCAAATACAAGCGAGATTGCCGCAGTTGCAGAACAAAATGCGTCCGCAACGGAGGAGACGTCGGCCGCAATAGAGCAGCAGACTGCCCAGACTCAGGAGATTGCCACCGCGTCAAACCAGATGTCGGAGCTTGCAGATCAGTTGCAGAAAATAATCTCAAAGTTCAAGATCGAAGAATCCAAGGTACAAAACGAGCAAGCGGAGAAAAAGACAATACTCTCAAGACTTCTTCGCAACTAG